aatgtcattttatgtcttcaAGTATATCCCTGCTATGTGTACACATGAAACTACAGTATATTGAGAGACCGTAAAAGTTCACATTCTGCTTTGTCTGAGCTTTCTGGTCTCAAAAGGAATCCATCACAGCTCTAGGATGTGTCCCTCTTCAGACTGAGAGTGTGCAGAATTAGTTCCAAGTGAGTTTGTCCATAAGAGGGTGCCATACTGAGACGGTTGTGTGCAGCTTCTGTGCCACTTCCCATTCTCTCTGAGcttgtttacacctggtattaacatacCTCTTGGGTGATCTGATCAAAAGCGGAGAGCGCGAAGTCTTTCTCTTAACACCTTGCATTGGAATGACTCTCTACATGCATATTGAGTGACCACTTGTGATCGGCTTTCACTTCCCTGCtttatatgcaaataaacatgTAAATCATTTCTGTTTGCAAAGACAAAATGCAAGGTTGTTGCTAACTGGCATGACGTCcgtcacactacacacacactaaagCGCCCCCTGCCTGGACACCACTGCTACGGAAGTGTGAGCTCCGCACTGTGCAgggacagttggtgagagtccGCCCACACATACAAATTGACAGGACAAACTGTTAGCATAACATGGCTAATGTTACCAAAAGAAtattaacaggtttaatgacagagtcaagccgttttggtgtcagtgtgagtttgttgggactgaGAGCAGGTCTGGAGACAGTCCTAAAGCACTGAGTTGGAAGCAACAGAAAGTGGAGAGTTAGATAAGCAAGGATGTCAGCTGAAGAAGCTGTCCTACATTGTGGCCCAGAACACGAGTGTTCACTCCTCCATATGTGGTCTGAGCGATCAACCTCAGGACACATTGAGGACACATTCATATCTGTGCTGACCACTTGTGATCCAATCACCCAGGATGCATGTTTATATCAGGTCTGAAAAAGCTCTGTCTCCTCAGGTGGTCAGCTCTGAATTTCACTGCTGGTCAACTTCAACTGTAATTGTTTGTTTCATTGATCAAAAACCGACACTGTTTATTTAGTGTTCTTTCTTATCCCTGGTGTGCCCCACAGCTGAGTTACTATGGCAGGACTTACCTCTGACTCCGAGTCATCATGGGACAGAGCTCGTCTGTAGCGCACCTTGCTGTTCCCCCGTGagtcctcctctctctcctccagctttgCTTTTGTCCTGTGCTTCTTCATTAGGAAATTATCTACCACCCAGAACATGAGGGCCtaaaggaaacacaaacagtACAGCATTTAATGATATTTCACCATTGggaattaaaagaaaagattttcattttgtaCACCAAAACGTTTGATACATTCGTGCACACACAAGAGAATGGATATGGTATAAACAAACAGGAATGACTTAGACTCTCACTAGACATGTGCAGTAGTGGTGTAGCAGAAGCTGTAAGATAAAGGtgcagaggaaaacacacagtaacagcaGACTTACGTTGATGAAGAACGGAACGATGAGCATGACGATGGCCAGTTCCAGGTTGGGATTCTCTATGGGGTTGAGGAGAGCCagctgtgacacacacagacatatacaacacacatgcacagacataaGCATATACATagaaacacagacagcacaCTTAGCCTTAGACTAGAAAGTTTTAAGGTCTCAAAAATCAGTAAGGGCAATAATGAAGTAGGAGGACAGCTCACTGGAGCAAACACCACAAACTAGAATCTGCCAGAAACTACCAAACATCTTGAGAAAGTGTGAATGTGGTCGGCAAATGGAAAGTAATCTAAAGGAGTGTTCCCCAAACATGATGATTTGCTGAACAAATTTGTTCAGGAGATTTAAACCAGCCCTTTTAGACTGAATATTTGTAACAAACTGAGCTGGTTTATTTTAACTGACATGTTTACACTAGGCTTTGACTCTCACTGACATTATATTGTAATTACTAGAGGGACAAAATGCATCTATAAAAGTCATATAATAAAAgcataaagggacagttcaccccaaaatcaaaaatgcatattttcctctttggtGTCGTGCTAATTATCAGCGTGGagattgttggagatatcagtcgtagagatgtctgccttctctcgaatataatggaactagatgacactcagcttgtggtgctcaaagcgtcAGAAAGCATcgacacagcaatgtctctttccagaaatcatgacccggttactcaagataatccacagaccttgttgtgagcagtttcatacaggaactattttctgtctatgAAACTACACTCATCAACCATATCATTGCGTGGAAGGAATCGTGAAAGCCATCTAGTTGCATTATCTGCAAGAGACCTAGCAGGCTACCTAAAATGGCAAAAGTTTCTGCATGCATCAAGTTAAAAATAAGAACTGTAATGTCCCATTTATAGTTATAGGTGCTGTTTCTGTAGACCATTACAAGACGCAGGTTGTAAGCCTTGAGATTCCAGAGGTTTTGGCACAACATGTCAAGTGATTAGGATTTGGTGCTCTCGCCGTGGCCCAGGTTCAATTTCTGGTCAGGGAACACCCTAATATGTCTCTCCAATTATAATGTCACTCTGGATGGCAGAGTTAAGACACTTAGATGCATATGCGCAGTGGTGAAGCTATACACGTTCCTGTCTTGCACTGTTCCAATGATCTACAGCTAGAGGCAACGTGCCAAGAAACACACTAATACGCCAACAAAGGCAGGGAAACACTTGCAGCATGTAAACAATGCAGGATTTACAATGTTTACAAAATCTGCTTTGCAAAAGTTTTTTTAGGGAGGAAATGCATTCAACACCTTTGTTGATAGGACTGATAAGTGATAAGTAATTGATTAACCCTCGCTTTCTGGTCCGACAAAGATGGCTCGATCACCTAACCATTCATGTGTGAAggaaaatgtaaacatgtacCATTTCTGGAGAATCCCAATATGGACAAAACTACTACTTTTCATTAAAACTATGACACATTTTCAACTGGGATTCAAGAGAAGATGCCTTGAAAAGCTAAGCAATCATGCCTGTTGTCTAGTGCTTGGACTTTGCTACAATCACCTACATGGCCTGAGTTTGATTCCCAGTCAAGGAGCATGTTATCTTGTCTCTCCGAGTACACTGGACTTTGATATTAGACATAACAGGATTGAGTTTTACTTGCACGCAAGAGTCCAGATTTCTGTGAGAAATCAAGGGATGATTTGTGGGTTTGCCCGagaggtttgtgccaaatcatAGCTTTCTTGTCTCACAAAGACAGCCAGAGAATTATGACTCTCAATGAGTTTGTATTGTGATACCCAGAGGGGAAAAAGCAATATAAAGAATCTGCAAAAGCTGCGAGATTAAAGCGTTTAATGCTTCATTGTGATAATGTCCTTCGACCTTCACAAAAGAAAATCCACAAACCTAGCAGACCACCAAAAATGACATTTCTGCATGAGTACTGTAGGTGCTATACAAGATTTATTATCACGTTCAAAATCATTACTGTGATATTGCATTTATAGTTATTGTACTGTTTCGGGTAGTTTCTGCAGACCACTGCTAAGGGCAGGTTGTGATGCTTCAATAAGACATTGCAGAGAACATGTCCAGTGTTAAGGATTCAGCATTGTCACCATCACTGCTCATGTTTAATTCCTGGTCAGGGAATAccttagttttttttcttaagtactGATTTTCTTTCAAACTAAAAAACCTATATTATGGAGAAACAATacaactgttttttcttttcttttctttttctaaatttAGGGTtgatcaaaatataaaaaattacCACCTCATCATTTGTGTCTGGGGAAAgatcaatttttatttattaattagtCCTGTAGAATCCCAATATTCACAGTGTGACTGTGAGGCACAtgaaagtagggctgcaactaacgattattttcattgtcgactaatctgttgattattttttcgattagtcgactaatcattttatcaaaaaatgtgttgaaatgttgaaaaatgtcagtctgtctctcccaaaccccaagatgatgtcatttaatgtcttgtttcgtactcacgccaaagggttttagttcaccgtcatggaaGAGTGtctaaagctgccaatatttgaacgtaagaagctgcaataagagtattttggggtacttttatagtattttctatgaaaaatgactcaaaccaattagtcAACTGCTataatagtcaccgattattttaatagtcgattagtcatcgattagtcgactaattgttgcagccctacatGAAAGTAAAAAGTGCCACAGCACTATGGGAACTGGGACAAAACATGCCTTTCTAGGGTCAACAGACATCCCTGGTGATCTAGTGGCTACAAATCGCTGTCACTGCCACAGTCTGGGTTTGATTCCCGGTCAGAGAACATCTCTTAATCAGTCCTGAGTGTGCTGTATTGCATACAATGTAGAAATACTTATCTTACAACTAGAGTGTTTTAGTTGCCAGACCTTGTTGACTGTGGGTGCTGCCCTGTTTTCTGATCACTCTCTGCAGGACTCAGTGGGCATGCTCTACAGTATTTTGTTAAAGGAGCTGTGTACGACATACAGATCATTAATATAACATCAAACAACTATTTGATGTTTAAAGATATAGTGATGTAAtagcgtcctgagcagagaatgaagtcacgctccctctgtgtttgttgtaatctgagctccTCAGTTCCTTGAAGCTGTGGCGGTCCAGGCACACATGCACGTGTGCTTGAATCCCACTGGATAGCTAATTGCagccactctgcactgtgctcaaaTGGCGGTTACTGCTGATATCGCCGTCCCACTGTGGCGGAATGTTGTTGCAGAAGCGTAGCACCCACCCTCTGGTTACCCCTGATGTTAACACCGTAAGCTCTGCTGCCGTaattagcactgttagcacctTCAGCTGCTATCTGCCAGCTCAGCTGAGTCCATGTTGAGAGCAGACAATAACAGCTCAGACTCCCAATCATAAGatttgctctgaatgttgcatacagctcaTTTAACTAAATCTACCACAATACATTGCATCTTTATTTAGCTGACACAAAACCCACCAAATATTTGCAAATGGAGCAAACAACACAAGGTTAGGAGCTGACAGAGCAGCATGGTGAGTGAAAGGCTCGGCTATATGTCTATATGTGTTGTTGTGGTACGACAaatgaaggttttttttccctcgaCTAATCCACCTGATCCAATATCAGGTTGATAACAGCTCTGGAGAGTTATGCAACACTTTTAAATATTGAGAATTCACCttgaattgaaaaaaataattatcgCTGATGACCAAGGTCACCTGCTATCTTTTCAAATCAGCTCAACTCCTTTTTTTCCATACCTGCTTCCACTGAGGGATGAGGAGGACCAACATGATGAGGACTTTCTCAAAAATCATGATGAGGATGTAGAGGATACACTGGCCCAACCAAGCTGTGCACTGCACTGgctctcctacacacacacacacacacacacacacacacacacacacacacacacacaggaaaaaagagacagattactgttaaaaaaaccaaaaaccaaaaacaaaatctgcttAGGTATGTGTACAGCTTATGCAGCACGGATCATTATTAGATTTCACTGCTTCAGTGATACACAAACTGTTTCAGGGACAAAAGGAGGCGATGTAAGAACTGACACTGCAGCACTGCAGTACCGAGGGCAGCTGCTGCCCTCCATTGGACATTATAAGCATTTTAGGAATGTGCTGGAGCTCCCACTTCACCACTCACACACTTGAAGGCATTTCATCATGCTAACATGTCACCTTGCTTCCTCATTGTTAGTTTCACCTACGAGATGTGTGAGCGAGGACGGCAAAGTAAAGATGCAAGGACGGAGCAGCAGAAGCTACCAAATGAGAAATTCCTGGTTCTGCTGCATCAGTTACTTGTGAAATGCTGCACAGACGTTATTACCTGTCAAACTGAATGGTACGAACAATCTaagaacaatttaaaaaacttaCAATATCTTTCATAGGTAGACAGATAAATATGAAAACCTCTTGTAGGCCTATAAAAGTCTTACATATACAAGggacctttattcatttagatatataaaatgtttaacataattatttgtCGTATTACTACTATTGTTGATTTTAATCATCATTTAATATTCCTGTAGAATCTTCTAATTTATGTACAGATTAGTTAATTTGTTATAATTACTTAGGCTGTATATTTACCTGCATTATAGTTGTCTGCACAATAGTACACCACATAGCTGTGTAAGACTGTATGTCGATCatactttaaaattaaaaacaaatgaaaaacatgctGCTGCCTCATGTGATGCcacaacatttaatatttaaattattctttattctaaAGTGTTAGATTTATAACGCATAAGGTGACGGCACATTATATTGCACCTCACCATGtaactgtgttttattttattatctgtaTTAGGGTTAAATCCTGGGAGACAGGATTCCCGGGAATACACATACAAACTTTTCCCCATTTCCCCAGCAATATAATAACGGGAAAATGGGATAAAATAGTTAAGTTCTAGCCATACACCAAACAGGCTGATTTGTACAAAATATATGTATCATGACAGAAATATCCAAGTCCTTTACAGCCTCCCGCGTGGATGCAATTCTCGGGGTTAGCAGGGATGCAAAACTCAGCAGCGCAATGGTATCCTCCCTTTGGCCCACCACATTCATCCACTCTACAGTCTAAATGaagcaaacacaaaatgacatctgCCACCAGCTCTGCATTGAAACACTTTACAAGACTGAACAGTGACTAACAGAATATGGGATTCATCTCAGCTTAATAGACTGGCTTTAAAAAAGCCAAATTACTCGCTTTAACAAATTCAATTTGTTTGAACAATGAAAAATTGTTAGATATCACCTCCATGAGGCTGTTTTGAGCAGAGGGAGCACAGACAATGGACTTGGCATTTTATATTCCTCACAGCTTTAGGAAAATTTGAGTTGTATGCAAAATTATGTTTAACATAAATGCCGTTCTTTTGccttaataattattaatatcacCAAATAGTACACTGGAGCAGCCAAGTTGGGAACTGTAGCTAAATTAACATttagcaaaacatttaaatttcctAGGATTCCCGGGATAGTGTGCCTCTGACGATGTCAAATTTTCAGGAAAAATATAAATCCCTATACACGAAATGACAACGTAAGCACTGTCAGagtaaactgtgtgtgtttatacagcacagaacacacacacacacacacacacacacacacacaccaaaaatctTGTCATGAACCTCAGGGGGCTCCGTAGTCACGCCACTTGATTTAAGTGTTCCATGTAGGATACACTAGTATTTCCTCGCTCTAAGCTCCTCCagaagcctcctctctccttgtctcctcaagGTGCATTTAAGGGATTGGAAAATCCTCCATTATGGTGAAGGGGGTGCAATTTTCAGGTTATGGAAGAAAAGAGGAGGCGAGGAGGCGCGGTCCTCACCGTATTCTCCAAAGCGCAGAGAGTCCCACTGCCTCCACTCTACAATAGCGCTGACGGCTCTCACTCCAGCATAGATCAGCAACATGCCAAGAGAAGCATCCAACAGGAAGTTAATGAGGTATctgggagagacagaaaagtgAATGTAATTTGAATCTGCAGTTAAAAGCTTTCCTACTGGACAACCTAGTGATTCCCAGCAAGAATTCAACACTACATGTGTACTGAAATAAATGAGTAATGAATAAGATAAGATGTTCATTTTAACAGTTTCTTGGAAATCTATTTGTAGTCAGTCAAGAATCAGGAGCTCTGAGTAGAACAGTGAAACTTAGGATTGACTCACAGTGAGCAAGGATCCTCCTCTGTGAGATCTGACAAGTAGACATTAGCAAAGTGGATAAACAGCATCCCAATGGCCTGTTTTGAGGTGTCCAGGAACCTGCAGAGAGACGGGACAGGTTGATATGCTTCCCAGGGACTCCGGCACGATTCATTTGATGCCTTTGCAGAGAAATGAGTTTAAGCTGGCTCAGCTGCCTTACCAGATCCTCCAGGGTCTCCTCTCATGTTTTGGCTCCCTGAAGCGTTTCACTGTGGAGGAGAGAGTGCACCACAAAGATAGTGGGATTTTAATACAGATTATGCTTACAAAAAGAGAGGAACACAGAATCAATCAAACAGAATCTCTTCTTTTAATTTAACCAAGTTACAACCCTCCTGTGGGCTGTCGAGGGTCCAAAGAGCACTTTGTTGGCTTTAAAGAAGGTTATATGTTTAGTTCAGCTGAAAATCTTGCTTTGTACTGACATATTCATGATTCGAAAACGAGGGTTGACGTCCCCCTTTTGTGCAGTTAAAACCATCACACAAGCAGGCTCAGAAGTGAGACTTCAAACAGTCTTTTATCGAGCCCACAGTGCACTGAATAGCAGCTATTTGAGTTCAAGTGAGACAGACTGCATGATATAGGCTAAGTCTATATGTGGATGGCTTGTTGACGCAGAACGAGAACCGAGCAATATGTTGTTGGTCACGCAGGAAGCAGAACTAGCAGTCCAGACCAGAACTTAAGACATGACCTAGTGTGACGCAGCAGCTGTGAAACCTGATACTCTTTTTTTCAGCTCACTGCTGACAGGAAACTGAGAAATGCTTCTTTAAAAGGTGGCCAGGCAGAGAAGTGGATCAGACTCTAAATacttcagtgtttatttattgatgtgGTACATCTTGTCTGACCAAGTTAGGAAACACAGtaatgataaagtgatgaaaacCAAGCTGTCAAACTGAACATATTAAGACAAGTTTGTGTTACAAACATAAACTCTGCAACTACTAAATATATCTGTATGTGTTTAAGAAGTTTTCAGGCTTTTAGACAACCTCACTTTAATTCAACCCTTATGTGTAATTGATTGTGAGGGGTTTTATGTGAGTAGGCTCATCACTGAAAACAGTATAGGTCCAACACAAATAAAGCTCTTGCTCTGTTTCACAATAGTGACTTGTTTTCCTTGGCACCCTCACTACCATCTTCACACAGGGATGCTTGATAAGAGGGGAGTGTTACGACATCCCTGCGTAACTTTTCTACCAGACACACACTCTGATTGAATTGTTTGAAGCTGTGGTACCTCAGCTGGATTATTACCCTCTACTCACAATTAAAACCTCAAACTATCTCACCACTCAAAGTTTGCACTAAATACTATAGTGTTGCCAAACCATTTCCTCAAggctttttgtgttttcatgcgGCCAAGCTATACTGCGAGCTGTGACCTCAGTTTCTGCTCTGAGCACAAGTGCGACTTCAGACTAAGCACGCCCTGTGTGCAGCTGGGTGTGATGCAGACACAGGCTGAGGCCTCAGCCTACTCCCTCTGCTCAGAGAGCTGcctagagaagaaaaaaaaggggtcTAAAATGCTGAACATTCCTCATTGCTGCGAGGCTGCTGGGACACAGAAAAACTGAGGCTGCTCTCATTTAGTCACACTGCTGTCAGCCCAGTGCCAGACACTGACTGAATGGAACCATGGCTAAAGCATGAGTATGATTTTTCTTTGTGCGCAATGTTTCTCTGTCTATCTAAATATGAGTTCAGCTGCCTAACGTAAAGCCACCTTAGCCAGAGTTGGAAACAGATCTGTGCAGTTGATTCACTGggagaaattaaacaaaaatgagcTTCATGGATAGGTAACAGCTGTGAAACGTCACCTTGTGCAATGTACTAGAacttcccctcagggattaataacaGTATGTCTTCTTATTCTTTGTCTAGCATGTTTATGAAATGCACAAACCAGTTCTTACAAAACAGTCAGCAAACAGAAAGGACTCTGGCTTGTACAGTGAAGCAGCTGCAGGGTATATACTGTGTAACCGTCACTTGAGGCACCTTACTTTGAAAAAGTTATTCTGTATCTACAATGGGACTCTTTTGATGTCTGCAAATCAGAGTGACTTGCAGCTGCGGGCATCTATCGCTGTTTGAGTGGACTTCCAACACACACAATCAAGGAGAGTAGCAGTCTTTTCATTTGCCATTGCTCCCTTAACTTTATGATTTTGTCACAAACTCGGACTGCCACCTGCAAAACAAATCCACTATAATGAAAACCACTGCATTTTCCCATTAGAAATCTTCATAACTGGGTTTAACCTGAGAGGGAGTGTTATCATGATGTAGGTCAAACATGAGCCAGTGACTTCAGAGAGTAAGCAGCCAAGGACAATAACTTCAGCAACAGGAAAAAGCCACCAAGTATAATATTACACTGGACGTTAACCCCTACAATGTCTGTCTATCTTACTGTTGTTTGCGTTCCTTGTTATACACTCAGGTATGAACCTCCCAGCTGAGATCAATACCTCATTTGATTAACAGAGTGATGCCATTGGATAATTGCCGGGTCACATCAGCAGCTGGTGTCAGATATCTGACACAAAGCAGAGCAGTGACCATACTCACACATCAGCGTGCTGAAAGCCATCACAGCCAGGAGTCCTTGCAGGAAAATCCCAAACGAGTCCATCAAGGCGCCATTCTCGCACCCCCTGGTATCAGCACCCGGCGTCGGACTGGCAGACACCGACGTGTTGGTAAAGGACACAGCGGGCAGCCCTGCGACTCCTGGACCTGCCAAAGCCACGTCCCCGAGCTGGGACAGCATGTTGACACCACTAACAGCAGCCATGGGGCAGAAGAGCTGAACGAGACTAACTGATACAGCCGAGAGCAGTAGcttctcacacacgcacacacatacacagtgcgTGCTTCCCAGTCCTCCTCCAGCAGTTGGTCAGCTAATCGATGTGTTAGGTTGGACAGTCTTCGGTGAAAGATGGTGGCATCCTCTACCTTCCAGGCGCACACTCATTCTCCTGCTTCACACATCCACGCAGCAGTCATGGCTGTTTTTGTCATAAGAGAAGTAAACCCGTTGCCCAAAAAGGTTACTAGAAGTTGCAGTGACGTGCTACGTAGCTGTGACTGACTAGGTCCTCACACTGCAACATTAGAAATCAATGGCTAGTTTGTAAGGTCCAGGAACATTTCCTAGCTCGACCAATCTTCACCGGGATATGCAAGCTAGCGTTAGTATGAGCTAAACTGGTGTCATGCAGCtactaaaacagacaaaaccagTTTAAGACTCATATGAAAGGTGTCGTACGGTGCAAGTCAACTATACGTGACATTTGGCCGACAGACAAACCTACATAGTAAAGAAAGAGAGGGGCTCCAGCGGCTGAGATGCTATCATTACCTACCTAGCTAGCTCCCAAGCTAACTACTCAGTTCCGTTATGCTAACGCCGGGCTAGCAAACTTATATTTCCGCTCAGGCGTTTAAAACAGCGGGTTCATCGGTTCCTCGTGACATTAACGCCTTTAAAACAGCTAATctgaacacacaaaaaaaactgaatatgaATAATTGCAGGTCACGGCTCGCGTACATCCAGCTGCTTCCCTGCCCAGCAGTGCCCACTCATGTTGACAGACGTAGCGTCACGTGACCTGCGTAACCAACAATGGCATGCTGGGAAATGTATGACAAACAAGTAGCCTATGAAATGTACATATCTTTCCCCTTGACAAACACAAGGAGACATTTAAAATTCATTGTTCATCGTTTTAATTGCAGTCTTTTCTTTAAATGGCATTTATGATCTtcaaatatgaattaaaaaGCTGCTTCGTTGCTTTGAGCACAGCGGAAACTACAAGCAAAATTAGTAAACAAAGAAACCCATGGAGGTTTTTCTCACACAAAATGAAGCACATTACAATAAATCACACTACAAGAACTggtaaaaagaggaaaaactgatttacaaaagcattttgagaATAGCTTTTTAAAACTACCCATTTTTCATTAAGTTAATTGTTAAAAATTATGACGATTGAATTACATGAAATGGCTCAAATAATCTGTAGCTGGATTAGTTTTAACCGTACACCCAATATGAGAAAGTTTAGGTGTTTTCTGtgcaaatatactgtatatttaggGCATTTACACATTGCTTATGCAGAAAGTTAACTGttcaatagattttttttctttctaatcaCCCTGTTGCACTAGAAGATATTTgattatatacattatatacaaaCATGCGCTGCCATATTTGCATACCACCATACAGTATATGGTTTTGCTTGTGCTTACAATGTAAACTGCTCTTACATACTGTAGAAGCTTGAACAAGAAAGCAATTTGATCTCCTAAGATAAAGGCCCCCTTTACATCTCTTGTTGAGCAGACTGTATCTTAATTCAGCCTAATAACATTTGCAAATGGTGTTAGTAGAGTATACATGTCTGGTGTTCACACTGAAATCAAATTCCTGACCTAGCACAGCACACTATGATCGTTCTTTCAAATCTGCTATTAGTATATCTAGTTCAATATAACCAC
This region of Epinephelus fuscoguttatus linkage group LG1, E.fuscoguttatus.final_Chr_v1 genomic DNA includes:
- the LOC125896561 gene encoding store-operated calcium entry regulator STIMATE-like isoform X2, whose product is MAAVSGVNMLSQLGDVALAGPGVAGLPAVSFTNTSVSASPTPGADTRGCENGALMDSFGIFLQGLLAVMAFSTLMLKRFREPKHERRPWRIWFLDTSKQAIGMLFIHFANVYLSDLTEEDPCSLYLINFLLDASLGMLLIYAGVRAVSAIVEWRQWDSLRFGEYGEPVQCTAWLGQCILYILIMIFEKVLIMLVLLIPQWKQLALLNPIENPNLELAIVMLIVPFFINALMFWVVDNFLMKKHRTKAKLEEREEDSRGNSKVRYRRALSHDDSESEILFSADDEMDESDEDDVRRLTGLKTVKKKKLRMGIPPGEVKKKKRPPMKVEDLKGARSKLGLKGEAKSKTYEVMVECERMGKTAPSVFSGVRTGTETALSKPAAAKAPGGSGFSK